A window of the Cucurbita pepo subsp. pepo cultivar mu-cu-16 chromosome LG01, ASM280686v2, whole genome shotgun sequence genome harbors these coding sequences:
- the LOC111804212 gene encoding uncharacterized protein LOC111804212 isoform X2: MDCSCSNFRTSTAPLSWTPTSSSRFKFRNFKRFNFNKHSMVAMSVSESGENGSLHRFPFTPNKLFMQEAIGAEYGEGFESFRPDGLMKVDVDFLNDRLQEGFLKRIRYAMKPDEAYGLVFSWDNVVADTQTLKLNSWKQLASEEGKRVPEDGDMQKLMLYAGADHVLQKLLRWGMAESELDRMKSRFSQLYYRGLLSLKTPVDGLKEWLDAVSTARIPCAIVSSLDRKHMLEALDRMSLKKYFQAVVTEEDGMESMAHRFLSAAVKLDRKPSKCVVFEDDPRGITAAHNCTMMAIALIDMI; encoded by the exons ATGGACTGCAGCTGTAGCAATTTCAGAACCTCCACTGCTCCTCTATCATGGACACCCACTTCCTCTTCTCGCTTCAAATTTCGG AATTTTAAGCGTTTTAACTTCAATAAACATTCTATGGTGGCGATGAGCGTTTCTGAGTCTGGCGAAAATGGCTCTCTCCATAGGTTTCCCTTTACTCCCAACAAGCTTTTTATGCAGGAG GCAATCGGAGCTGAATATGGAGAAGGATTTGAGAGTTTTAGACCAGATGGTCTTATGAAAGTGGACGTA GATTTCTTGAACGATAGACTGCAAGAAGGATTTCTTAAAAGAATTCGTTATGCTATGAAACCAGATGAAGCATACGGCTTAGTTTTCTCTTGGGATAATGTTGTG GCAGATACTCAAACTTTAAAGCTAAATTCATGGAAACAACTTGCCTCAGAAGAAG GAAAAAGAGTTCCTGAAGATGGTGATATGCAGAAGCTTATGCTTTATGCCGGTGCAGATCATGTATTGCAGAag CTTCTACGTTGGGGCATGGCAGAAAGCGAGCTGGATAGAATGAAATCGAGGTTTTCACAGTTGTATTATAGAGGTCTTCTTTCT CTTAAAACGCCAGTTGATGGCCTCAAAGAGTGGCTGGATGCCGTGTCTACAGCTCGTATTCCCTGTGCCATCGTTTCAAGTCTCGATCGGAAACACATGCTCGAAGCATTAGACCGAATGAGtttgaagaaatattttcaG GCAGTCGTAACGGAGGAAGATGGTATGGAGTCGATGGCTCATAGGTTTCTATCTGCTGCTGTGAAG CTGGATCGAAAGCCTTCCAAGTGTGTAGTGTTCGAGGATGATCCTCGAGGCATAACCGCAGCTCACAATTGTACAATGATGGCTATAGCATTGATCG ATATGATCTAG
- the LOC111804212 gene encoding 5-amino-6-(5-phospho-D-ribitylamino)uracil phosphatase, chloroplastic-like isoform X1, which yields MDCSCSNFRTSTAPLSWTPTSSSRFKFRNFKRFNFNKHSMVAMSVSESGENGSLHRFPFTPNKLFMQEAIGAEYGEGFESFRPDGLMKVDVDFLNDRLQEGFLKRIRYAMKPDEAYGLVFSWDNVVADTQTLKLNSWKQLASEEGKRVPEDGDMQKLMLYAGADHVLQKLLRWGMAESELDRMKSRFSQLYYRGLLSLKTPVDGLKEWLDAVSTARIPCAIVSSLDRKHMLEALDRMSLKKYFQAVVTEEDGMESMAHRFLSAAVKLDRKPSKCVVFEDDPRGITAAHNCTMMAIALIGAHPAYDLVQADLAVASFNELSVINLRRLFANKGSTFMELQKQNVEKAPSKRKLTIDTIF from the exons ATGGACTGCAGCTGTAGCAATTTCAGAACCTCCACTGCTCCTCTATCATGGACACCCACTTCCTCTTCTCGCTTCAAATTTCGG AATTTTAAGCGTTTTAACTTCAATAAACATTCTATGGTGGCGATGAGCGTTTCTGAGTCTGGCGAAAATGGCTCTCTCCATAGGTTTCCCTTTACTCCCAACAAGCTTTTTATGCAGGAG GCAATCGGAGCTGAATATGGAGAAGGATTTGAGAGTTTTAGACCAGATGGTCTTATGAAAGTGGACGTA GATTTCTTGAACGATAGACTGCAAGAAGGATTTCTTAAAAGAATTCGTTATGCTATGAAACCAGATGAAGCATACGGCTTAGTTTTCTCTTGGGATAATGTTGTG GCAGATACTCAAACTTTAAAGCTAAATTCATGGAAACAACTTGCCTCAGAAGAAG GAAAAAGAGTTCCTGAAGATGGTGATATGCAGAAGCTTATGCTTTATGCCGGTGCAGATCATGTATTGCAGAag CTTCTACGTTGGGGCATGGCAGAAAGCGAGCTGGATAGAATGAAATCGAGGTTTTCACAGTTGTATTATAGAGGTCTTCTTTCT CTTAAAACGCCAGTTGATGGCCTCAAAGAGTGGCTGGATGCCGTGTCTACAGCTCGTATTCCCTGTGCCATCGTTTCAAGTCTCGATCGGAAACACATGCTCGAAGCATTAGACCGAATGAGtttgaagaaatattttcaG GCAGTCGTAACGGAGGAAGATGGTATGGAGTCGATGGCTCATAGGTTTCTATCTGCTGCTGTGAAG CTGGATCGAAAGCCTTCCAAGTGTGTAGTGTTCGAGGATGATCCTCGAGGCATAACCGCAGCTCACAATTGTACAATGATGGCTATAGCATTGATCGGTGCGCACCCCGC ATATGATCTAGTGCAGGCTGATCTTGCAGTTGCTAGCTTCAACGAGCTTTCGGTAATCAACTTACGGAGATTATTCGCTAACAAGGGTTCAACGTTCATGGAATTGCAGAAGCAGAACGTCGAGAAAGCTCCGTCGAAGAGAAAGCTTACGATCGACACGATATTCTGA